In Parasegetibacter sp. NRK P23, the genomic stretch TACAGTAAAGGCCCAATCCAGTGTGAAAGGAACATTACAGATGGTGAAACGATCCGATACCACCATTACGCTTCTTTATTCACCTCCGTCATTGCTACGGTTACCTGAAAACATCAGGGCTGCCGTAGTCTACAAACACGAAAACGACTACCATTATTGCGCTGCGCCACTCTTTAAAAATGGCGACAATTTCAAAAGCGTAGTAAAGCTGCCCGCTAAAGTTATTGCCGTAGTGGCAGCAGTAACTGATCAGAAAGGAATGGTTCTGGACAACAACGAAACAGGATACCGGCCATCTGTTTTTGAGAAAGGGGCAAGCATCCCCATGCAAACTTATGCTGAGACGGTAGAATTACTCAGTGACTACGCCTGGCGTATCTTAAAATTAAACCGAAAATCAGCAGAAGAAGCCATCATCAGTATATACCAGCAAGTATTTAAAGATTACCCTGAGTTGAAAAAAAACGACCCGGACTTCAGGTATTACTTAAGGTTAATGTATAGCCGCAACCAGGATTCCATGCGACCAGTCCTTTACCAACTTGCGGATTCACTTTCAACCTTGTCAAAAAATGAAAAAAACTGGGGAAACGCGCGATTCATTTATAAACTGCTGGGTGAAAAATATGCTTACGAGCAGCTGGAAAGAAAAACAATCACCCAATTTCCAAATGGAACTATTGCCCAGGATATTTTTCTGGATAGCCTGGAAAGAAGCACCAATGATACAGAAAGTACAGTTCTAGCAAAACTTCAATACTATATTCAAACGTTCCCGGACACATCGGAAAGAAAGAAATATGTTTTCTATAATAAGATTCTACACCTGCAACTTGATCAACTTCGAAGTGAAAAATTAATTGAATATGAGGAGCTGATCAATAAACCTGCTGTTGTAGCCAACTCATACGAATATTATGCTGAAGCGTTATTAACACAGGAAAAACCATCGAAAAATAAAATACATTTTGCAGGCGTTCTCCTTCAACGTGCCATTCGAATGGTTGAAAAGCAGCTTCAAAATTCGCTTCCAGAACAAAACGATGGAACACTAAACACTTCATATCAAAAATTACTGTACCAATACGTCCAATACCACATTAGCGAAAAACGCTTTGACTCCGCATTTCATTTTGCAGAAAGCATGGCGGCAACGGGCATTCCGATGAATGAAGAAATGTACAACACCTACCTTACGGTAACAGAACAGGTAAAGAGCCCCGAATATGCTTACCAATTCCTGCTGCAGAACATCAACAACAATGAATATGCCCGGTTCAACCTTCAACACCTGAAGCGCCTTTCAGCCGTTCCTGGAAAATCCGGTAAAGAAGCCGACTCGCTGCGCGTTCTCCTCGTTCAAAAAATCAACCAGCAGCAACGAGATAAAGTGCTGAAACAAATGGGAAACTTCCACATGCGGAAATTCGCACTTCAAAACCTAAACGGAGACAGCGTTACCACGAAGGCGCTGAAAGGAAAAACCATTGTGCTGGACTTCTGGGCAAGCTGGTGCCGCCCCTGCCTTGCCACTATACCAGCCATGAAGCAATACATTGACCAGTATGAAAATGACAGCACGGTGGCGATATTACTGATCGATACATACGAATTCGATACACCGGAGAACACAATCGCCCAGGCGAAAAAAATAATAAATGACAAGAAATACTTCGGCCGTGTTTTAATTGACCAACAGCATAGAATAGCCAGGCTGTATCATATTGAATCCGTTCCGCAACAAATAGTAATTGCACCATCCGGAGAAATATTTTCAGTTGGAGAAACAGATGACCTGCGAACGTTGATTGAGGTTTCAAAAGGGATATGAGCCGGAGTAATAACGAAACACATTAAAATACTATCTGCCTCCAGTAATATCACATCAATACTTTTCAATTCCCTGATCTAACTTAGCATCAACAGTGTCATTTCTTCCAAAACGATCAGTTGCAATATGAAAAAACTATTCTTCCTGCATGCATATATCCTGCATTCTATTTGCGCCTTCTCCCAACATACATCCATAGATAGCACCCAATACCCATCTTTAAAAACTTTTACCGCGCAACAAGACCAGGCCAACATGATGGCGCAGTTGGGCATCAAAACGCTGCGTCCCGGACCAAGTGCTAACGAAGCCGACCCCAACCATGCGAACTATGAGGAAGCGCTGGCGAACCCATGCCCGCAGTTGCCCGACCCATTCACATTAAAGAGCGGAAAGAAGATAACAACAGTACAGCAATGGTGGTCGCAGCGCAGGCCCGAAATCGTTGCGGATTTTGAAACTGAAGTGTATGGCAAGATCCCTGCTAACGCTCCCGCAATACAGTGGACCACAAAAATAACGGACCATGAATTCGTTGGCAGGATTCCGGTGATTGCCCGGCAGGTGATTGGCGTGGCCGACAATAGCACCTATCCGCTTATAGATGTGCGCATCAATATGGTGGTGGTGGTACCCCGGAACGTAAAAGGCCCCGTACCACTGCTCATTATGTTTGGGCGTCCTGCATTGCCCGCACCAGCACAACCATCGCCGGAAGACATGGAGAAAATCAATGCCGCGTTAAAAGAGTTGCTTTCAAAAAATAACCCGGAACTGAAACAAATTTTTGACAAATACCCGGCCTACGCGCCCGCCACCCGGCTTCCGGGCCCGAACTTTTTCGCCCCACCGCCCAACGGCGACTCTCCACCCACCGAACAACTGCTGGCCGCGGGATGGGGCTATTGCGTGCTGGATCCGTCGAGCATCCAGGCCGACAATGGCGCAGGGCTCACGCGCGGCATCATTGGCCTCACCAATAAGGGCCAGTCGCGCAAGCCCGATCAATGGGGCGCATTAAGGGCCTGGGGATGGGGCGCCTCGCGTGCACTCGACTTCTTCGAAAAAGATACTTTGGTAGATGCGAAGAGAGTAGGGATAGAAGGTGTTTCCAGGTATGGCAAAGCGGCATTGGTTACCATGGCGTTCGACCAAAGGTTCGCCATCGCCCTCATCGGTTCTTCGGGCAAAGGTGGCACTACGCTCCACAGGAGGATTTTCGGAGAAGCGGTGGAAAGTCTTGCCAACAGCGGCTCCTACCATTGGATGGCCGGAAACTACCTGAAATACGCCGCGGAAACAGCCGGTTTCGGAAGGAAAACAGGTTGCGATCTTCCTGTAGATTCCCACGAACTCATTGCGCTTTGCGCACCCCGACCCGTGTTCATCAGTTATGGCATCCCCGAAAAAGGTGACGCAAAATGGCTGGACCAGAACGGCAGTTTCAAAGCTACTGTTGCCGCGGGAGCCGTTTATAAATTGCTCGG encodes the following:
- a CDS encoding TlpA disulfide reductase family protein yields the protein MTYSFKTALLYSAISRLVAGILLCFPTTVKAQSSVKGTLQMVKRSDTTITLLYSPPSLLRLPENIRAAVVYKHENDYHYCAAPLFKNGDNFKSVVKLPAKVIAVVAAVTDQKGMVLDNNETGYRPSVFEKGASIPMQTYAETVELLSDYAWRILKLNRKSAEEAIISIYQQVFKDYPELKKNDPDFRYYLRLMYSRNQDSMRPVLYQLADSLSTLSKNEKNWGNARFIYKLLGEKYAYEQLERKTITQFPNGTIAQDIFLDSLERSTNDTESTVLAKLQYYIQTFPDTSERKKYVFYNKILHLQLDQLRSEKLIEYEELINKPAVVANSYEYYAEALLTQEKPSKNKIHFAGVLLQRAIRMVEKQLQNSLPEQNDGTLNTSYQKLLYQYVQYHISEKRFDSAFHFAESMAATGIPMNEEMYNTYLTVTEQVKSPEYAYQFLLQNINNNEYARFNLQHLKRLSAVPGKSGKEADSLRVLLVQKINQQQRDKVLKQMGNFHMRKFALQNLNGDSVTTKALKGKTIVLDFWASWCRPCLATIPAMKQYIDQYENDSTVAILLIDTYEFDTPENTIAQAKKIINDKKYFGRVLIDQQHRIARLYHIESVPQQIVIAPSGEIFSVGETDDLRTLIEVSKGI